The Caulifigura coniformis genome includes a region encoding these proteins:
- a CDS encoding putative signal transducing protein: MDHATERMIEAYVARDSFEGHFLKDLLSGQGIEAHVTDENSVYAGVGGIERPKVWVFEKDQEAARRLLEEYEATRAQSAAQPDEADDIAPEFDARDETP, encoded by the coding sequence ATGGACCACGCGACCGAGCGGATGATCGAGGCCTACGTCGCCCGCGATTCTTTCGAAGGGCACTTTCTGAAAGACCTGCTCTCTGGCCAGGGCATCGAGGCCCATGTGACCGACGAGAATTCGGTCTACGCGGGCGTCGGCGGGATCGAGCGTCCCAAGGTGTGGGTCTTCGAGAAAGATCAGGAGGCTGCGCGGCGCCTTCTCGAAGAGTATGAAGCCACTCGCGCGCAGTCCGCAGCGCAACCCGATGAAGCGGACGATATCGCTCCGGAGTTCGATGCGCGTGACGAAACGCCGTAG
- the rimI gene encoding ribosomal protein S18-alanine N-acetyltransferase: protein MPEVLQIERTSFATAWTDEDFLCCLRQRNCIGMVAEANHQIVGFMIYELHKAKLHILNFAVAPEVRRMGVGKQMVLRLIDKLSQQRRNEILLDLRESNLDGQLFFRTQGFRAVRVVRCHYDDTAEDAYIMQFRLDRQSDELAPYIPQNRISDIEEAA, encoded by the coding sequence ATGCCCGAGGTTCTCCAGATCGAGCGGACCAGCTTCGCCACCGCCTGGACTGACGAAGACTTCCTCTGCTGCCTGCGGCAGCGCAACTGCATCGGCATGGTGGCCGAAGCGAATCATCAGATCGTGGGGTTCATGATCTATGAACTGCACAAGGCCAAGCTCCACATCCTGAACTTCGCCGTCGCTCCGGAAGTCCGCCGGATGGGCGTCGGCAAACAAATGGTGCTCCGGCTGATCGACAAGCTGTCGCAACAGCGTCGCAACGAGATCCTGCTCGATCTCCGCGAAAGCAACCTCGACGGCCAGCTGTTCTTCCGCACCCAGGGTTTCCGGGCCGTCCGGGTGGTTCGCTGCCACTACGACGACACGGCCGAAGACGCCTACATCATGCAGTTCCGGCTCGACCGGCAGTCCGACGAACTCGCTCCATACATTCCGCAAAACCGGATCTCGGACATCGAAGAGGCCGCCTGA
- a CDS encoding DUF2617 family protein: MAVQSVHPSAFELAFRLYDRAIHPELFDIRATKKIDGAGWKAAISICAGGHVIALQTPTGVATELAIPARLMTPDRGLAAGHKLGASRDWTLPLSCGVHAHFSAHIDAVDAVAFRNIEQELTLDARSSAISFRFPGAGRLQPGPLSVIRAESLASGVMFHAFHTFPENSAVLRTQSLYELPAA, from the coding sequence ATGGCTGTTCAGTCCGTTCATCCCAGCGCATTCGAACTCGCGTTTCGCCTGTACGACAGGGCGATTCATCCTGAGCTGTTCGATATCCGTGCGACGAAGAAGATTGACGGGGCCGGCTGGAAGGCGGCCATCAGCATTTGCGCCGGCGGACATGTCATTGCCCTCCAGACGCCGACCGGCGTCGCGACCGAACTGGCGATTCCGGCCCGCCTCATGACGCCCGACCGCGGCCTCGCCGCCGGACACAAGCTCGGAGCAAGCCGCGACTGGACCCTTCCGCTGAGCTGTGGCGTCCACGCCCACTTCAGCGCCCATATTGATGCGGTCGACGCCGTGGCCTTCCGGAATATCGAGCAGGAATTGACGCTCGACGCCCGCAGTTCGGCGATTTCGTTCCGGTTTCCCGGCGCGGGGCGCCTGCAGCCGGGGCCGCTGAGCGTCATTCGTGCCGAGTCTCTCGCCAGCGGCGTGATGTTCCATGCGTTCCACACGTTCCCCGAGAACTCGGCCGTGCTGCGGACGCAGTCGCTCTACGAACTGCCGGCCGCCTGA